From one Pempheris klunzingeri isolate RE-2024b chromosome 5, fPemKlu1.hap1, whole genome shotgun sequence genomic stretch:
- the LOC139201159 gene encoding P2Y purinoceptor 6: protein MIHLSSFAGDSVMMGNHSSGSAPLSVNDGNISSNASLGGGPPPFDLPAENDDGLFWQLFSSTASFTEMMNHCSSESRGKGWLGVTVVLLVTAFPANVGLMWLLLNGRRAMTPSEVLGLNVSVMGVLYGLCLPLDVYAALHDISETNRRFRQALFALNMFGLPLLQTCMCLERCVAAARPVAYIRLGRWENRVALCVCAWTLTLAVATLRYFIGEFAMTLPLSATISLLFLVMLLCLLEISWVLGQSGPGEASGSSVPLKRRALKNILAVMVPSVVAYSPLVALVPYLVVILSDHTGTISPEECNVLQLLLLFPNFGLFIGPTFYLSRVRQAACCSTARLNPNSKTQAE from the coding sequence ATGATTCATCTGTCCTCATTTGCAGGAGACTCGGTCATGATGGGAAACCACAGCTCAGGTTCGGCCCCGTTGTCCGTCAATGACGGCAACATCAGCAGCAACGCCTCGCTCGGTGGAGGTCCGCCGCCATTCGACCTCCCCGCCGAGAATGACGACGGCTTGTTTTGGCAGTTGTTCTCCTCCACGGCGAGCTTCACAGAAATGATGAAccactgcagctcagagagcagagggaagggCTGGCTAGGAGTGACGGTCGTCCTCCTGGTGACGGCCTTTCCGGCTAACGTGGGCCtgatgtggctgctgctgaaCGGGAGGAGAGCCATGACGCCGTCTGAGGTGTTGGGGCTCAACGTGTCCGTCATGGGCGTCCTGTACGGCCTGTGCCTGCCTCTGGACGTCTACGCCGCCCTCCACGACATCTCTGAGACGAACCGCCGCTTCCGCCAAGCCCTGTTTGCCCTCAACATGTTCGGCCTCCCGCTGCTCCagacctgcatgtgtttggagcGCTGCGTGGCGGCGGCCCGGCCCGTCGCCTACATCCGTCTGGGGAGGTGGGAGAACCGCGTGGCGCTGTGCGTCTGTGCCTGGACTCTCACCCTGGCCGTGGCCACGCTGAGGTATTTCATCGGCGAGTTTGCCATGACGCTGCCTTTGTCCGCCACCATCTCGCTGCTGTTCCTCGTCATGCTGCTGTGCCTGCTGGAGATCTCCTGGGTGTTGGGTCAGAGCGGCCCGGGCGAGGCCTCGGGGTCGAGCGTGCCGCTGAAGAGGCGAGCTCTGAAGAATATTCTGGCTGTGATGGTGCCGTCGGTCGTGGCGTACTCCCCTCTGGTGGCTCTGGTGCCGTACTTGGTCGTGATCTTATCCGACCACACGGGGACCATCAGCCCCGAGGAGTGCAAcgtcctgcagctcctgctgctgttcccaAACTTCGGCCTGTTCATCGGCCCGACGTTCTACCTGTCGCGGGTCAGACAGGCGGCCTGCTGCTCCACCGCCAGGCTGAACCCAAACTCCAAAACACAGGCGGAGTAG
- the tph2 gene encoding tryptophan 5-hydroxylase 2, with product MASSHVMKHGPEPVPRMQPAMMMFSSKYWARRGMSLDSAMFDHQQQRHTGGQMSRRPSFCPINEAPGKESAEDSGKTAVVFSLKNEVGCLVKALRLFQEKRVNLNHIESRVSKRVSNEVEIFADCSCSKKEFNELLQHLRDHVNIVSFNTPAHVWSAEADGDDVPWFPMKISELDQCSHRVLMYGSELDADHPGFKDEVYRQRRKYFVEVAMNYKFGQPIPRIEYTAEEIRTWGVVFRELTKLYPTHACREYLKNLPLLSKHCGYRDDNIPQLEDVSLFLRERSGFTVRPVAGYLSPRDFLAGLAYRVFNCTQYVRHSTDPLYTPEPDTCHELLGHVPLLADPKFAQFSQEIGLASLGASDEDVQKLATCYFFTIEFGLCKQDGQLRAYGAGLLSSIGELRHALSDQACVKMFDPRTTCNQECLITTFQDVYFVSDSFEEAKEKMREFAKTIKRPFSVYYNPYTQSIDLLKDTRSIENVVQDLRSDLTTVCDALGKMNTYMGI from the exons ATGGCCTCGTCCCACGTGATGAAGCACGGCCCGGAGCCAGTGCCCAGGATGCAGCCGGCCATGATGATGTTCTCCAGCAAGTACTGGGCCCGGAGGGGCATGTCGCTGGACTCGGCCATGTTCGACCACCAGCAGCAGCGCCACACCGGGGGGCAGATG TCCAGGCGTCCGTCCTTCTGTCCGATCAACGAGGCGCCGGGTAAAGAGAGCGCTGAGGATTCTGGGAAGACGGCGGTGGTGTTTTCTCTGAAGAACGAGGTCGGCTGTTTGGTCAAAGCGCTGCGACTTTTCCAG gAGAAGCGGGTCAATCTGAACCACATTGAGTCTCGGGTGTCTAAACGAGTCTCTAACGAGGTCGAGATCTTCGCCgactgcagctgcagcaagAAGGAGTTCAacgagctgctgcagcacctgaGAGATCACGTCAACATCGTCTCCTTCAACACGCCTGCACACGTGTGGTCAGCTGAGGCAG ACGGAGACGACGTCCCGTGGTTCCCCATGAAGATCTCCGAGTTGGATCAGTGCTCCCACCGAGTGCTGATGTACGGATCTGAACTGGACGCCGACCATCCC GGTTTCAAGGACGAGGTTTACCGTCAGCGCAGGAAATACTTTGTGGAAGTGGCCATGAATTATAAATT cgGGCAGCCCATCCCTCGTATCGAGTACACGGCGGAGGAGATCCGGACGTGGGGGGTGGTCTTCAGGGAACTGACCAAACTGTACCCGACCCACGCCTGCAGAGAATACCTGAAGAACCTGCCGCTGCTCAGCAAACACTGCGGCTACAGAGACGACAACATCCCCCAGCTGGAGGACGTCTCGCTGTTTCTCAGAG agagatCTGGTTTCACGGTTCGACCGGTCGCAGGTTACCTGTCTCCCAGAGACTTCCTGGCTGGTTTGGCCTACAGAGTGTTCAACTGCACCCAGTATGTCCGTCACAGCACCGACCCGCTCTACACACCTGAACC TGACACGTGTCACGAGCTGCTGGGTCACGTCCCGCTGCTCGCCGACCCGAAGTTCGCTCAGTTCTCTCAGGAGATCGGCCTGGCGTCTCTGGGAGCGTCTGACGAGGACGTTCAGAAACTGGCCACG TGTTATTTCTTCACTATCGAGTTCGGACTCTGCAAACAGGACGGACAGCTGAGAGCTTATGGAGCCGGTTTACTGTCGTCTATTGGAGAGCTgagg catgcattgtcAGATCAGGCCTGTGTGAAGATGTTTGACCCGCGGACGACCTGTAACCAGGAGTGTCTCATCACCACCTTCCAGGATGTCTACTTTGTCTCCGACAGCTTCGAGGAGGCCAAAGAGAAGATGAG GGAGTTCGCTAAGACGATAAAGAGGCCGTTCTCTGTGTACTACAACCCGTACACTCAGAGCATCGACCTGCTCAAGGACACCCGCAGCATCGAGAACGTGGTGCAGGACCTGCGCAGCGACCTCACCACCGTGTGCGACGCTCTGGGGAAGATGAACACCTACATGGGCATCTGa